A window from Cryptomeria japonica chromosome 1, Sugi_1.0, whole genome shotgun sequence encodes these proteins:
- the LOC131857389 gene encoding secreted RxLR effector protein 161-like has protein sequence MVDCKPAPTPFLSGVKLEASCSSPLADSTLYCQLVGSLIYWTHTRLDISDAVGLVSRFMQEPHELHWKATKRILHYVHGTHSYGIHYTSCMDIELVGYTDSDWVGDSQDHEYTLGYCFSLGSGPIAWSSKKQSFIALSSTKAEYQGVVDAATKAIWLQNILIEFGISFRKPTVIFCDNQSAIQISCNQVHHQQTKHIEIHMHYI, from the coding sequence ATGGTTGACTGTAAGCCCGCACcgactccatttttgtcaggagtcaaacttgaggcttcttgTTCTTCACCCTTAGCAGATTCTACCTTGTATTGTCAATTAGTTGGAAGCCTCATATATTGGACTCACACGAGGCTTGATATTTCAGATGCAGTGGGCCTGGTCTCCaggttcatgcaggagccacatgaacTGCATTGGAAAGCAACTAAGCGGATTCTTCACTATGTACATGGTACTCACAGTTATGGGATTCATTATACATCGTGCATGGATATTGAattggtgggatatacagattcagattgggtaggtgattctcaggatcacgAGTACACTTTAGggtattgcttctctcttggttctgGTCCAATTGCTTGGTCGAGCAAGAAACAATCTTTTATTGCTCTTTCATCTactaaggctgagtatcaaggagtAGTTGATGCTGCTACTAAGGCCATTTGGCTTCAGAACATTCTCATTGAGTTTGGTATTTCCTTTCGAAAGCCTACAGTCATcttttgtgacaaccagagtgctatTCAGATTTCTTGCAATCAGGTCCATCATCaacagaccaagcacattgagattcacatgcactatATTTGA